In Trichoderma breve strain T069 chromosome 4, whole genome shotgun sequence, the following proteins share a genomic window:
- a CDS encoding respiratory-chain NADH dehydrogenase, 30 kd subunit domain-containing protein produces the protein MASKVPWRATLSSTLEPAKALTRARAGQITRAISISSPRMVAMPQESHNMREAPRDAIGTLKAPIVNPTAKYQSKADNLHRYGTWLMGCLPKYIQQFSVWKDELTIYISPSGVIPVFSFLKYNTAAEFTQVSSVTACDYPTRSNRFEVVYNLLSVRYNSRIRVKTYADESSPVPSITSLFGGANWYEREVYDLYGVFFTGHPDLRRIMTDYGFEGHPLRKDFPLTGYTEIRYDEEKKRIVTEPLELTQAFRNFEGGSSAWEQVGSGEDRKPEAFKLPAAKPEEKK, from the exons ATGGCAAGCAAGGTCCCATGGAGAGCGACTTTGAGCTCAACTCTTGAGCCTGCAAAGGCCTTGACGCGAGCTCGCGCTGGACAAATCACCAGAGCGATATCAATCTCCTCTCCTCGAATGGTCGCAATGCCCCAGGAGTCCCATAACATGAGAGAAGCCCCGAGAGACGCAATTGGAACCCTCAAAGCGCCCATCGTCAATCCGACAGCCAAATATCAAAGCAAGGCAGACAATCTTCATCGATATGGAACCTGGTTAATGGGATGCCTCCCAAAGTACATCCAGCAATTTTCTGTCTGGAAAGATGAACTCACCATTTACATTTCGCCATCTGGGGTTATCCcggtcttttctttcctaAAGT ATAATACGGCTGCAGAATTTACTCAAGTTAGTAGTGTTACTGCATGCGACTACCCTACCCGCAGTAATCGATTTGAGGTTGTTTACAACTTGCTCTCCGTTCGATACAACTCTCGCATCCGAGTCAAAACTTACGCCGACGAGTCATCCCCTGTGCCAAGCATCACCAGCCTATTCGGCGGCGCCAACTGGTATGAACGTGAAGTCTACGATCTATACGGCGTCTTCTTTACGGGCCACCCTGATCTGAGACGTATCATGACGGACTATGGATTCGAGGGCCACCCTCTACGAAAAGACTTCCCACTTACGGGATACACCGAGATTCGCTatgacgaggagaagaaacgaaTTGTCACCGAGCCACTAGAACTTACCCAAGCTTTCCGAAACTTTGAAGGAGGATCCAGCGCTTGGGAACAAGTTGGGTCAGGCGAAGATCGCAAACCTGAGGCCTTCAAACTGCCTGCTGCTAAGCcagaggaaaagaagtaG
- a CDS encoding activator of mitotic machinery cdc14 phosphatase activation c-term domain-containing protein — protein MPVTSPTLSLREVHTQTPGQQFPLTNIDNPNDIAQELSNLQALRRLSMDVGNSIDPDIPPMSLAAMPAVAPRGDDDENDPSRLLWVPARVHPELAPTEFKTFLASRLQSIRRRSGDSFLSVSDEKYGNESDPINASSLRRKKSLLSRQIDNSEERAPEGFAGGIDRSERHGFKVQRLAQESHSYSGSLETGMDDMPILPVAPSSGLRRSTRTTYRKGGSLRFGDKTSFSKRMAQRQQSGESIEPPIPAAEDIPRGYPLIKVQSEPTSENFSRPTRPDRRQDRFSQEPAATSTDFDTSSSSRPSQFSGRLPSAQSTTSNNNTSNPDEAITVTEEAGLESATDNIGDDTLSHSNYHSLSGNANFEDNSSPSSAKSPIPSAAQTSTAAVASPVQSGASNGNAIRSDTSTVTPAHTRDDKKSDKKSKRDKDEDSHNSTRSGSAWKWLKGVADDRDKKKDESRKSKHKSASEKAQDNVRLDVIQTSIEKTATKGRESLVLDRDSIDNKLSDERKKESHRKSDSKKEKDGKDIVPYKPLQPDVDYNWSRFPLLEERAIYRMAHIKLANPRRSLHSQVLLSNFMYSYLAIVQAMHPQMNVPVSPQQKRLEEEARREQDQHQSLEQYDFNYHRTAVQYADSSSDKPVEYVDDAQIYEDDHTRDSHGGYGDDDSGGYSQEVKDYYRYQNDVSDRHTGQDGVW, from the exons ATGCCCGTGACATCTCCCACCCTGTCTCTGCGCGAAGTTCATACACAAACGCCCGGGCAGCAATTTCCCCTGACCAATATAGATAACCCGAATGATATCGCCCAGGAGTTGAGCAATTTGCAAGCGCTGAGGCGTTTATCTATGGATGTGGGCAACAGTATTGATCCAGATATACCGCCAATGTCATTAGCAGCTATGCCGGCTGTGGCGCCGAGAGGAGACGACGATGAAAACGACCCATCGAGATTGCTTTGGGTGCCAGCCAGGGTACACCCAGAGCTTGCTCCAACCGAGTTCAAGACCTTTCTAGCAAGCCGCCTTCAGTCAATACGGAGGAGATCCGGGGATTCATTTCTTTCCGTCTCGGATGAAAAATATGGCAATGAATCGGATCCTATCAATGCTTCTTCATTAAGGAGAAAGAAGTCCTTACTCTCACGCCAGATTGACAACTCAGAAGAACGAGCCCCTGAAGGATTCGCTGGTGGGATAGACAGATCAGAGAGACATGGTTTCAAGG TTCAGAGGCTTGCTCAAGAGTCCCATAGCTATTCAGGCAGTTTAGAGACTGGGATGGATGACATGCCTATCCTCCCTGTTGCACCCAGTAGCGGATTACGGAGATCAACTCGGACAACCTATCGCAAAGGAGGGAGCTTGCGATTTGGGGACAAGACATCGTTTTCGAAGCGGATGGCACAACGCCAGCAAAGCGGCGAATCTATAGAGCCACCTATTCCGGCGGCCGAAGATATTCCTCGGGGATATCCGCTGATTAAAGTGCAGTCAGAACCTACTTCTGAGAATTTCTCAAGGCCTACCCGGCCGGATCGAAGACAAGATAGATTTTCACAAGAACCGGCCGCAACGTCAACAGATTTCGAcacttcctcttcctcaaggCCGTCACAGTTCTCTGGTCGACTACCTTCTGCTCAATCTACTACATCCAACAATAATACCTCCAACCCGGATGAA GCCATTACCGTGACAGAAGAGGCCGGATTGGAGTCTGCGACGGATAATATTGGCGACGATACACTGAGCCACTCGAATTACCACTCCTTATCGGGCAATGCGAATTTCGAGGATAACAGCTCGCCTAGCTCTGCGAAATCGCCAATTCCCAGCGCGGCGCAAACCAGTACAGCTGCTGTTGCGAGTCCGGTCCAATCCGGCGCTTCAAATGGTAACGCTATTCGCTCTGATACCTCAACCGTTACCCCGGCGCATACGCGAGACGATAAAAAATCGGACAAAAAGTCGAAAAGGGATAAGGATGAGGACTCTCATAATTCCACGAGGTCTGGCTCTGCGTGGAAGTGGCTCAAAGGTGTTGCAGACGATAgggacaaaaagaaagatgagagCAGGAAATCCAAGCATAAATCCGCATCCGAAAAAGCCCAAGATAATGTGCGATTGGATGTGATCCAAACTTCAATTGAAAAGACTGCTACAAAGGGTCGCGAAAGCCTAGTCCTTGACCGGGATAGCATCGACAATAAGCTTTCGGACGAGCGAAAGAAAGAGAGCCATCGCAAAAGTGActcaaagaaggaaaaggatggAA AAGACATCGTGCCTTACAAGCCTTTGCAACCAGATGTTGACTACAACTGGAGCCGCTTTCCACTTCTGGAGGAGCGCGCGATCTATCGAATGGCACACATCAAATTAGCAAACCCTCGTCGGTCCCTCCACAGCCAGGTGCTTCTGAGCAACTTTATGTATAGCTATTTGGCGATTGTTCAAGCTATGCATCCCCAGATGAATGTTCCAGTTTCACCCCAACAAAAGCGactagaagaagaggcacgCC GTGAACAAGACCAACATCAGAGTCTTGAGCAGTACGATTTCAATTACCATCGT ACGGCAGTGCAATACGCTGATTCCAGTTCCGATAAACCCGTCGAGTATGTGGATGATGCTCAGATATATGAAGATGATCACACACGCGATAGCCATGGTGGTTACGGCGATGACGATTCTGGTGGCTATAGCCAGGAGGTGAAGGATTATTATCGGTATCAAAACGATGTCTCAGATCGACACACTGGCCAGGATGGCGTGTGGTGA
- a CDS encoding RING/Ubox like zinc-binding domain-containing protein — protein MAPQDSFIEEDEDVCPLCIEEFDLSDRNFRPCPCGYQVCQFCFNNIKNNMNGLCPACRRPYDEKTIQWKVVTQEEVAEFRANIQKNQRKRAQEQRQKEVQKREAEKENRKNLIGVRVVQKNLVYITGLAPTVREDELLKTLRKPEFFGQYGVIQKISISNRKSSDGQHHSLGIYVTFEKPDEATRCIQAVHGSQNGDRILKAQYGTTKYCSAWLKNEKCNNPGCMFLHEQGDEEDSYTRQDLSSMNSIHTQRPLPGGNNSSFRTTPRQQASQPTLTAISQTMARSSSKDGSDYGLDGSALPSSANWARNPQRSRRGSHATSGAPSSPAISASLPTTTEVAQEAVEDTESPPSTQPPEDDKISNQDPAEEPQLPPSQGSLATILRALQSCTFTSLVTPQFNELEPPLFDIRGGKKRKAMREDDDARIGGDQKNATEGQIQPESEAETGGSLALGGEPEERDVIGDGQGFEHRHINSFPPIQRSNADTLFGPALSGSNFNPGTSQMGRGVAPPQLMSLRPQSGFSDQAPSGLSSQATFQNQGHNRQSSRFGFMADSPPAATNLKFATNQRIMGQQSSMVSNSLQSSGSSHFFGSSMPAPPPGLKSTNTPPNLFGQGFGGSAFGPATKDTPGDLLQSLISRSRGGGNQPHDGGKLDLADPSILQARMQHQSQSNTGVNQGVFSGQSQDHDLSLLDEAELSVDALVSDESLPALVSSPSATNAESRRLASYLDNPDTLNHSTSKGVLMQGQSQRSNLIPSSPHISTFGSIYDPISSIQAPSKLDGTDNHEVDIHTKPHAAKDSSPIAMLGPWPTSARGSILQEEDFPALGAPRTIDTTRTNTGLVTPKTIISKTISAMKRQNDQNSETVHEDHGDIINADESQPTQGGDTKSLGSVVPGFGATFISQPKEEATKVDELAEASRFPPLPTPAISSGVATPSRSIPKTLRVVPSSIKTETRPASPSPLPISNVPAVGKPGHSHRPGTPASEMISDTASVTSFSVSISRAGSPPLSKVGTAPIRGTTKSQQRKQRKDVLKQETKTLAETPKTEEAEHAPVIGRKKKQKKEKPPKEVNAMSSATISTEALKDEATPLSKDDGKPLVDSNNERLKTDSRGYTNKDKQDTRNSAKEVNEAIVSSPTPSLSKAAEPADKTVERPQSSPASVFADIRESLCTSAPDKLQLLKPVSSNSSRPEHNSLNQLSKRGDCKESSCRCGEMQDADLAALRSGRPVRKQFHTDGSRMLITPHGDCIRGLTPEEEDTFLALQTAIAATAENPAAFVAPRHQPSSGAFSLIKGRAVPNGRPNIFPSTVQPQSQDPIGKLQREDALSYINQYVLPRLSLGATSMGFPKGASSTRDSASLNSLAPYFYGPDAAAGVGIYSTPESARAIQDFAAPGMSLDEIGKGAAASSIGNMPLMSVEDAEAALTAAKRETEKLEKGLNLVIKRNRRLLLGA, from the exons ATGGCGCCACAAGACTCTTTCAtagaggaagacgaagatgtcTG CCCTCTTTGCATCGAAGAGTTCGATTTGTCCGACCGGAACTTccgcccttgcccttgcggCTACCAG GTCTGCCAGTTCtgctttaataatataaaaaataatatgAATGGTCTGTGTCCGGCATGCCGACGACCTTACGACGAGAAAACCATCCAGTGGAAAGTTGTGACACAAGAGGA GGTTGCCGAGTTCCGTGCAAATATACAAAAAAATCAACGCAAGCGAGCTCAGGAACAGCGCCAGAAGGAGGTTCAGAAACGTGAAGCTGAGAAAGAGAATCGCAAAAATCTCATCGGAGTACGTGTTGTGCAGAAGAATCTCGTTTACATTACAGGTCTGGCACCTACCGTCCGTGAAGACGAACTCCTTAAGACGCTTAGAAAGCCCGAGTTTTTTGGGCAGTACGGCGTTATTCAAAAGATTTCGATTAGTAATCGAAAGAGTTCGGATGGTCAACACCACTCGTTAGGCATCTACGTTACTTTTGAAAAACCTGATGAAGCAACCAGGTGTATCCAAGCTGTCCATGGGTCACAAAACGGCGACCGAATACTCAAAGCTCAATATGGAACGACGAAATACTGTTCGGCATGGCTCAAGAACGAGAAATGCAACAACCCTGGTTGCATGTTCTTACATGAACagggcgatgaagaggacaGCTATACTCGGCAAGATTTGTCGTCCATGAATAGCATTCACACACAGCGGCCGCTGCCTGGAGGAAACAACAGCTCTTTCCGCACAACCCCTCGACAGCAAGCCTCACAGCCAACCCTAACGGCCATTTCGCAGACCATGGCGCGTTCTTCAAGCAAAGATGGCTCGGATTATGGATTGGATGGCTCTGCTTTACCTTCTTCAGCCAATTGGGCCCGAAACCCCCAGCGCAGCCGGCGAGGTAGCCATGCAACAAGCGGCGCTCCATCCAGCCCCGCTATTTCAGCCTCATTACCTACTACAACAGAAGTTGCTCAAGAGGCTGTGGAAGATACCGAATCTCCTCCTTCTACTCAACCTCCGGAAGATGATAAAATCTCAAATCAAGATCCTGCTGAAGAGCCCCAGCTGCCCCCGTCACAGGGCTCACTAGCGACCATTCTACGGGCGTTGCAAAGTTGTACATTTACGAGCCTCGTTACTCCGCAATTCAACGAATTGGAACCTCCACTATTTGATATTCGGGGAGGAAAGAAGCGGAAAGCCATGCGTGAGGATGACGACGCACGGATCGGTGGTGACCAGAAGAACGCAACTGAAGGTCAAATTCAACCGGAAAGCGAGGCAGAGACAGGCGGGAGCCTTGCTCTTGGTGGTGAACCTGAAGAACGCGATGTAATCGGTGATGGGCAGGGGTTTGAGCACCGGCATATCAACTCATTTCCTCCCATTCAAAGAAGCAATGCCGATACTCTCTTTGGTCCTGCTCTTAGTGGTTCAAACTTCAATCCAGGTACAAGTCAGATGGGTCGAGGAGTCGCCCCTCCGCAGTTAATGTCTTTGCGACCTCAATCAGGGTTCAGCGATCAGGCCCCTTCGGGCCTATCTAGCCAGGCTACGTTCCAAAATCAAGGTCATAATCGTCAATCATCCCGATTCGGCTTTATGGCTGACAGcccaccagcagcaacgaaTCTCAAATTTGCCACGAATCAAAGAATCATGGGCCAGCAATCATCCATGGTATCTAACTCGTTGCAATCCTCAGGTAGCAGCCACTTTTTTGGCAGCTCTATGCCAGCGCCACCGCCGGGCCTCAAGTCCACAAACACACCGCCAAACCTTTTTGGTCAAGGATTTGGCGGCTCGGCATTTGGTCCTGCAACGAAAGACACACCTGGCGACTTATTACAGAGTTTAATTAGTCGGAGCCGAGGCGGTGGTAACCAGCCTCATGATGGTGGAAAGC TGGATCTTGCGGACCCGAGTATACTGCAGGCGAGGATGCAGCACCAATCGCAAAGCAACACCGGAGTCAATCAGGGAGTTTTCAGCGGCCAGAGCCAAG ACCATGATCTTAGTTTACTGGACGAGGCAGAGTTATCAGTGGATGCATTGGTCTCAGATGAGTCCTTACCGGCCCTGgtatcatctccatcagccaCCAACGCGGAGTCCCGTCGTCTGGCTTCTTACTTGGATAACCCGGATACCCTCAATCACTCGACTTCTAAAGGCGTACTGATGCAGGGACAGTCACAGCGTTCCAACCTGATTCCAAGCTCGCCTCACATTTCAACCTTTGGCTCTATTTATGACCCAATCTCGTCTATTCAGGCACCTTCAAAGTTGGATGGTACCGACAACCATGAGGTCGACATCCACACCAAACCTCATGCAGCAAAGGACTCTTCTCCTATTGCGATGCTCGGACCTTGGCCTACTTCTGCTAGAGGATCTAtacttcaagaagaagatttccCTGCTTTAGGCGCGCCGAGGACAATTGACACTACAAGGACCAACACTGGTTTGGTTACTCCTAAAACCATAATATCGAAGACTATAtcggcgatgaagaggcaaaatGATCAAAATTCCGAAACTGTACATGAAGATCATGGGGATATCATTAACGCGGATGAATCTCAGCCTACACAAGGCGGCGACACCAAATCTCTGGGCTCCGTGGTTCCTGGTTTTGGAGCTACTTTCATCTCTCAACCCAAAGAAGAGGCTACCAAAGTAGATGAATTGGCAGAGGCTTCCAGATTCCCCCCCCTGCCTACTCCTGCAATCAGCAGTGGAGTGGCCACGCCCTCGCGAAGTATACCCAAAACTTTAAGAGTGGTTCCTTCATCAATCAAGACGGAAACTCGCCCAGCTTCACCGTCTCCTCTTCCGATTTCCAACGTACCTGCAGTGGGAAAGCCGGGACATTCACACCGACCTGGCACACCAGCCAGCGAAATGATTAGCGATACCGCCTCTGTTACCTCGTTCTCGGTTTCCATTTCTCGAGCTGGATCCCCTCCCCTAAGCAAGGTTGGCACCGCTCCAATCAGAGGTACCACGAAGAGTCAGCAACGCAAACAGCGCAAAGATGTGTTGAagcaagaaacaaagacCCTAGCTGAAACACCCAAGACGGAAGAAGCTGAACATGCTCCTGTCATTGGACGCAAGaaaaaacagaagaaggaaaagccCCCTAAAGAGGTTAATGCCATGTCTTCTGCAACCATTTCCACAGAAGCGCTGAAGGATGAAGCGACACCCCTGTCTAAAGACGATGGAAAGCCATTAGTTGATAGCAACAATGAAAGATTGAAAACAGACAGCAGGGGGTATACAAACAAAGACAAGCAAGATACTAGGAACTCAGCGAAAGAGGTAAACGAGGCAATCGTGTCGTCACCGACACCTTCATTGTCCAAAGCAGCTGAACCTGCAGATAAAACTGTTGAAAGACCACAGTCGAGCCCTGCGTCCGTTTTTGCCGATATCAGAGAGTCGCTCTGCACATCTGCTCCAGATAAACTGCAGCTGTTAAAGCCTGTTTCGAGCAATTCATCCAGGCCAGAGCACAACTCATTAAACCAGTTAAGCAAAAGGGGAGACTGCAAGGAGAGCTCTTGCAGATGTGgtgagatgcaagatgctgatCTTGCAGCACTGCGATCCGGAAGGCCTGTCCGTAAACAATTCCATACTGATGGCAGCCGCATGCTGATCACCCCTCACGGAGACTGCATCCGCGGGTTGAcaccagaagaagaggataccTTTTTGGCCCTCCAAACTGCAATTGCTGCAACGGCGGAGAATCCTGCTGCGTTCGTAGCACCAAGACATCAGCCAAGCAGCGGAGCTTTCTCACTTATTAAGGGCCGAGCAGTTCCCAACGGGCGACCAAACATTTTCCCCTCTACCGTGCAGCCACAATCTCAGGATCCCATTGGCAAGCTTCAACGAGAGGATGCTTTAAGCTATATCAATCAGTATGTGCTACCTCGGCTAAGCCTTGGGGCTACCAGCATGGGATTCCCAAAGGGGGCATCTTCTACTCGGGACTCGGCGAGCCTCAATTCTCTCGCGCCGTATTTTTACGGCCCGGATGCTGCCGCCGGAGTGGGCATCTACAGTACACCAGAAAGCGCTCGAGCGATACAGGATTTTGCTGCCCCGGGAATGTCACTTGACGAGATCGGTAAAGGCGCGGCGGCCAGTTCAATCGGGAACATGCCCCTGATGAGCgttgaggatgccgaggCAGCGTTAACAGCggcaaagagagagacggagaagcttgaaaagGGCCTGAACCTTGTCATTAAGCGGAACCGTAGGCTCTTGCTTGGCGCTTGA